One genomic segment of Amycolatopsis sp. Hca4 includes these proteins:
- a CDS encoding ATP-binding protein — protein MSALPREELRGLFLFEHLSEDQLDWVAANAVLEEYEGDSTIINEGGEATCFYVLLNGAIRMTRLVSGTEVETNRSDQRGAYFGATQFFVHQEAEHTFGTTVRALSDVTLLALPSKEFSVEFRKWFPMATHLLEGMYLGWRNSDTVIGSRRRLLALGELSAGLTHELNNPAAAAVRATSALRERVAGMRHKLAFLAKKDIEPELLYQLIDVQERLVKQVAQAEKLTAMQQADREDEITDWFDDRGIDGGWDLADIYVRAGLTTADLDHVLEQVGDTFIDGAVRWLAYALETEMLMGEIEDSTTRISALVGKAKQYSQMDRAPHQWVDVHDGLDSTLVMLSGKIGGGIRVVKEYDRSLPKIPAYPAELNQVWTNIIDNAIGAMKGEGTLTLRTWGENDQVRVEIGDTGPGIPADIKPRIFEPFFTTKPVGEGTGLGLDISWKIVVERHQGDLRVESEPGNTRFEVCLPTVEQASL, from the coding sequence ATGAGCGCACTGCCGCGGGAAGAGCTTCGCGGCCTCTTCCTGTTCGAACACCTTTCCGAAGACCAGCTCGACTGGGTGGCCGCCAACGCCGTGCTCGAGGAGTACGAGGGCGACTCGACGATCATCAACGAGGGCGGCGAGGCGACCTGCTTCTACGTCCTGCTGAACGGCGCGATCCGGATGACGCGCCTGGTCAGCGGCACCGAGGTGGAGACCAACCGGTCCGACCAGCGCGGCGCCTACTTCGGCGCGACGCAGTTCTTCGTGCACCAGGAGGCGGAGCACACCTTCGGCACCACCGTGCGCGCGCTGTCCGACGTCACGCTGCTCGCGCTGCCGTCGAAGGAGTTCTCCGTCGAGTTCCGCAAGTGGTTCCCGATGGCGACCCACCTGCTGGAGGGCATGTACCTCGGCTGGCGCAACAGCGACACGGTGATCGGCTCGCGGCGCCGGCTGCTGGCGCTGGGCGAGCTCTCGGCGGGCCTGACCCACGAGCTGAACAACCCGGCCGCGGCCGCGGTCCGGGCGACGTCCGCCCTGCGCGAACGCGTCGCCGGGATGCGCCACAAGCTCGCCTTCCTGGCCAAGAAGGACATCGAACCCGAGCTGCTCTACCAGCTCATCGACGTCCAGGAACGCCTGGTCAAGCAGGTCGCGCAGGCCGAGAAGCTGACGGCGATGCAGCAGGCCGACCGCGAGGACGAGATCACCGACTGGTTCGACGACCGCGGCATCGACGGCGGCTGGGACCTCGCCGACATCTACGTCCGCGCCGGGCTGACCACGGCCGACCTGGACCACGTCCTGGAGCAGGTCGGCGACACGTTCATCGACGGTGCCGTCCGCTGGCTCGCCTACGCGCTCGAGACCGAGATGCTGATGGGCGAGATCGAGGACTCCACCACCCGGATCTCCGCGCTGGTCGGCAAGGCCAAGCAGTACTCCCAGATGGACCGCGCGCCGCACCAGTGGGTCGACGTCCACGACGGCCTCGACTCCACGCTGGTGATGCTGTCCGGCAAGATCGGCGGCGGCATCCGCGTCGTCAAGGAGTACGACCGCAGCCTGCCGAAGATCCCGGCGTACCCGGCCGAGCTCAACCAGGTGTGGACGAACATCATCGACAACGCCATCGGCGCGATGAAGGGCGAAGGCACGCTCACGCTGCGGACGTGGGGCGAGAACGACCAGGTCCGCGTCGAGATCGGCGACACCGGCCCCGGCATCCCGGCGGACATCAAGCCGCGGATCTTCGAGCCGTTCTTCACGACCAAGCCGGTCGGCGAGGGCACCGGGCTGGGCCTGGACATCTCGTGGAAGATCGTCGTCGAACGGCACCAGGGCGACCTGCGCGTCGAATCCGAGCCGGGGAACACCCGGTTCGAGGTCTGCCTGCCGACGGTCGAGCAGGCCTCGCTCTGA